One window of the Chloroflexota bacterium genome contains the following:
- a CDS encoding aldo/keto reductase produces the protein MNYRLFGRTGVKVSPLCLGALNFGGPTAEADSIRIIHAALDAGINFVDTANMYHAGASEVIVGKAIADRRDKVFLATKVHFKMGDGPNDSGNSRLHLLKACEDSLRRLNVNHIDLYQVHRPSLEIPVDETLGALTDLVRAGKVRYIGCSTHPAWRVMEALAVSERFGFARYVSEQPPYNLLDRRIENELVPLALRYNLALLPWAPLAQGVLAGRYSSASSVPADSRAGQQPGSVYADRVTPLGIEAGEKFAKIAKQFGKTPGQLALSWCKDQPGVTSPVVGPRTMEQLQDLLPVLEMTLGEEERVACDSINPPGGALVNFHNSAAWMKTPSL, from the coding sequence ATGAACTACCGCCTCTTTGGCCGAACCGGAGTCAAAGTTTCGCCGTTGTGCCTGGGCGCGTTAAACTTCGGCGGCCCCACCGCTGAAGCCGACTCGATTCGCATCATTCATGCCGCCCTCGACGCCGGCATCAATTTTGTGGATACGGCCAATATGTATCACGCCGGAGCCAGCGAAGTCATTGTGGGCAAGGCCATCGCCGACCGGCGCGACAAGGTTTTTCTGGCGACCAAAGTTCATTTCAAAATGGGTGACGGCCCAAACGACAGCGGTAACTCGCGCTTACATCTCCTCAAGGCTTGTGAGGACTCTCTGCGTCGCTTGAACGTCAATCACATTGATCTCTATCAGGTTCACCGGCCCAGCCTGGAGATTCCGGTGGACGAGACGCTGGGCGCGCTGACCGACTTGGTGCGGGCCGGCAAGGTGCGCTACATCGGTTGCTCCACCCACCCGGCCTGGAGGGTGATGGAGGCGCTGGCGGTGAGTGAGCGATTCGGTTTCGCCCGTTACGTGAGCGAACAGCCGCCCTACAATTTGTTGGATCGTCGAATAGAGAATGAACTTGTGCCGCTGGCTCTGCGCTACAACCTGGCGCTCCTGCCCTGGGCGCCGCTGGCGCAGGGCGTGCTGGCCGGGCGCTATTCATCGGCAAGCTCTGTGCCTGCCGATTCGCGGGCCGGGCAACAGCCGGGCAGTGTCTACGCCGACCGCGTCACGCCACTCGGCATCGAGGCCGGGGAAAAATTTGCCAAAATTGCGAAACAGTTTGGGAAGACACCCGGCCAACTGGCGTTGTCCTGGTGCAAAGATCAGCCGGGCGTCACCTCGCCGGTGGTGGGGCCGCGAACGATGGAGCAGTTGCAGGACTTGTTGCCGGTGTTGGAAATGACGTTGGGCGAGGAGGAACGGGTCGCCTGTGACTCGATCAACCCGCCTGGCGGCGCGCTGGTCAACTTTCACAACTCGGCGGCCTGGATGAAGACGCCGAGCTTGTAA